Within the Corticium candelabrum chromosome 6, ooCorCand1.1, whole genome shotgun sequence genome, the region TCATAAATTGATCATAAACAGCGTCTGTTCATCCTTCGAAGGTTGACCATACAATCTTATTGGAAAATGTTACCAAGAGAACAGCAACGGCATTGCAGGTGCAGAAGCTAGTCAACTGTTTGGCGTGTTGAAAAGGATGACAGAATCCATAGAGTGTCAACACACTGCAAAAATGAGGTGCTTGATCTCTAGACACCACTTTAGTGTTCCAAGAGCAGTAAATTGTAATGCCTTGTGCAGACCAGAGAAGGAAGGTAGAAAGCCAAGAAGTGGTCCAGCCTAGCGAAATATATACTGACAACTTAGAAGGGATTAATTATCTGTCGCCCTATATAAATATCCACAGATGTTACACAAGTGGAGAACTACGAACCATGGATAAGTTGCTGCATGCTTGCCATAAAAGAAGACGTCAACTATACACTTGGAAGACACGCTCTTTACACGACGTCAGAAAGATGGGCTTCAGATACAAACGAGGAACAAAAAAGCTGCTCATAATTAAACGAACAACACAGGATAATAGCAGCTCGTATCCAGTTTGTGAGCTTAGAGACAAATCAAACAATAGCGTGAGCAGAAAAGCATTATCATCTACCTATGCTCACCATGCACACTGTGGAGTGATCTCTAGAGATCGTAATTACGCGTGTAGCAATCATTCTTATCCTCATTCGTTTTCTCCGCTTTTTAAATTGTACGTGAATCACACTTGCAGATAACGAGAAGGTCTAGGGTCGTAGCTTGTAGAATGTTGCTtccaccaccacaacaacacGTAAGTGCATATGTGCATtcgtagtgtgtgtgtgtgtgtgtgtgtgtgtgtgtgtgtgtgtgtgtgtgtgtgtgtgtgtgtgtgtgtgtgtgtgtgtgtgtgtgtgtgtgtgtgtgtggcgtaaGCATGGATTTCAACTTTGTCTTCACGACAGATTGTCATGATGACACAAGTATAGCATTGCCTCAGAGTAGTTGTTCTTTAGTTAAAGATCCTATATAGTTAGGCGTGTAACAAACTCATTCATTTTTCCGCGTGTTAATTTCTAGTATAGTCTAGGTAAATCACGCTTGCAGATACTAAGGAGTTAGGTATGTAACTTTGAGTTATCATAAAATATCAAtgcttaacgcgcgttaatcTAACCACGCCTTTTTGCGGGCGTTAGTTGGAAACAATCAGGACGTTTTTATTCGCTTTAGGTTTCTTGTATTTTGCAGTAGTTCGCTGTATATTCACTAACTGTTAGCCTCAGACTCAGGTCACGTGTTAGACTAGCTAAATATAGCACGTGCAAGAGctgatcacgtgacaattGTAGTGCAGAAAGTCTTCTGGTTCATTACCGTAGGAGACTCTTTACTTCATAGTCGTTTGAACATGTCTGCATCTGCTCGTCCGTTGAGGGAACGTGTTCGTAAGCACTATGATTATCTCATCAACGAACTGATGGTGTCGTCTTACGTGAACGTTCTCTTCCAAGAGAAAGTGCTTTCTAGTGAAGAGAAGGAGCGTCTGTCTGCACGAGGCGGTCGGCAAGAACGGGCACAGGATTTTGTAGACACGCTCATGCACAAATCTGAATCAAGTATTCACAAATTCTTTCATATTGTCAGAGTGCACGAAGACAAGCAGCCGCACATCTACTATGATGTCTTTCCTCAACACAAAGCAAACGAGATGCAAGCGCAACGTTCGGTTGCTGCAGCTTCTCTTGCTGCTCTCGAGACAGAGACGCAAGGTGACGCGCAGTGGGAGGAGCTATTGGTTTATTTTTCAactttataatttaatttattgtttgtaggttgtgGGTCATCGAAGGCTCAGCTGTTTGATTTGTGTGACATTGTGGGTGAGAAGTGGCGTGATTTGGCCGATCGTCTCAACATGAGCAGATATGATGTTGAGATGATAGAACTGGAGGTTCATACAAAGAAGGAACGAGCATTTATGATGCTATGCAAATGGCAGTCGATGGTAGGAGACAATGCAACTGTAGAGAAGGTAAAAGCTGAACTAAAAGAGattgaagagcagaagaaggaagaagcCATTGCAAGTAAGAGACTATAATGTTGTGATGTTGGTGTTGtagatttgtattttatattcATGTTTTCAAGCAGCTTTACAAAGTCTAGAATAGTCTGATTTGTTACATTTTACTGAAAGCTTATATTGCATGGCTGTAGTTGTATTATATTATCTTATTTATATTGTTTGCTGGTTGCTATTGTTGAGCTGAGACAACTTTACTAACaattgtaaaatataaatcACAGCAATATTTGCACCATTGATGTGTAATCTCTTACTTGTGTGTTAGGTATAGTGTTTCCCAATGAGCTAATGGAagaaaagcaattttgtggtcGCAAGAAAGAGTTGACAATTTTGTCCAACACAATGTGGGGAGAAAAGGCTCCACAAGTGTCTACGTCGTTGAAATTCtgctgtgtggtgtgtttacatgtcagtgtaaatgaaacatttgatatcaatcgattgttttgtgtattgcattTAGGTAATCAAAGGAATGGGCGGAGTGGGGAAATCATCTTTGGCAGCCAAATATGCATTTCAATGTAAACATCTGTATAGTGATGGAGTGCTGTATTTCAATGCAGAATCATGGGCAACACTGACAAACTCAGTCatacacaatgtaaacacattGACTCACATTACTGGTACTTTTGTGTTAACAATGAGCACATTGTCTATTTGCAGCTCACAGTTTTGTCTTTAAGTTCTCCTTCTGTTTCACGTTCTCAAAGTCGATTTGATGAGCTAAAGAGCAATCCATTAGAAGACAACAATGCAGTGCTGCTTAACCACATTTCCAAGCTTCCTAAGATGTTGCTGGTGTATGATGGTGCAGATGATCTCTCTTTTCTGCATAAAATTCTTCCTCGTTCAACTGCTCGTGTCCATGTATTGATCACAACTCGATGTGATGATTGTTCTGTGTTacagaaatcaataaatcatgtCATCTCTCTTGGTTGTTTGGAAGCCGAAGATGCCGTGGCAGCTGTAGCCATGTGGTCTGGTCGTCAACCGTCCAACAGTCAAGAAACAGCAGCAGCCACCAAATTGTCAGTTGAAGCTCCCATAGAAAAGCTAGCAATTGCTCTTGCTCATGCAGGCACGTATATGCGAAAGGCACATCTAAGTTATGAGGAATattacaaactgttgaaaaGAAATGAAGTTGAACTTGAGGGTTTGGCATTGGATCTTGACAAACTGTTGCATTACTTTAGAGCAAGTCGTCTACGTGAAGTGCTAATGGAAGCTGATGTAACTCAGCCTCCAGATTTGAAACGGTTGAGTGACAGGAATATTGATGAGTTGGATATAAGTGAACGTGACAAAAATGTTATTAAAACTATGAGAAACTTTATGTCTTCTAGTCATGCTCATCTGACATGGCAGATGGACATTGAGTTGGTTGCAAGAGATAATGCCAAAGCGTTGTCTCTACTTGAATATGcatcatttctgtcttcaagagaCATTCCAGAGAAGCTCGTTCGTCCTCTTGTGTTTGGTGAATGTGCCAATTATGaatacagtttgtgtgtctcaagTTTGTCTTCACACAATTTAGTTGAATGGCACGAGACAGCAGAAGGTTACACTTTGAATATTCATCCATTGGTGCAGTCAACAGTGATGGAACGTGTCAAGCAGCAGCCAGATGAGATGGAACGTAAACTAACTGATGTCTGTAAAAATATGCTGTCTCATCTACCGGAAAGTACAATAGACTTAAATTGTGTTACAAGTGATGTACGAGTTCAACTTGCTTCTCACTCGTATTCATTGGCTAAGCATGTATTGCTAGCTGATGTAGAAATACCAACTTGCTTGGATTTGGTTAGCTGTACATGTGGGACTTTTTTACAGTTCCATGATCCTGACACATCATGTTATTTGTGTGAGAAATGGTACCCCAAAGTGATGCAATTGCACAGTTTTCCAGATGAGGTCCAACGCAACTGGCTCATAGGAGGTATAACTTCATCTTCACTTGTTGATTCAAATATATTGTGTATTGGTTATCACTTTGTGTTATTTAGCAAGGTATCATTTGAGTTTGGCATATTTTCAAAAGTTGAAGTTTAAGGAATCATTAGATTTGAGTCTGAAAAGCAAGAAGATAATTGATGAGTTAAAACCAGATGAGAGGAAAGAAATATATCGACATTATAAAAATGGTAAGATaagacatttgatgatgtatttATAGACCAGGAGTGCATCTGTATTGTTCAGAATTTCTGTatgaatttgtttgatgatgtcaatttcAGTACTTTATAGTTGTttgaaaacaattaatttaacaaaGTTAGAAAGTTCATACAACAGAATATGATGTTGTGTGAAATACGTGACGTAATCCAGTGATTATAAATAGTATATGTAGTTTACACTAAAGAGATGATGGATAGTTTATTGACACATTTGAAGGTATGAAAACATTTGTTGATGCGTTTTCCTAACTGACAACATATGATTGAGACTCTTTTATATTGATTAAGTTGAAGGCAGGGGAAGGGGTCAGTTAATTCAGTTTTAGTAAGTTTATAAGTTGTTTGTCTTAATGACGTTATCTCTGTTGTCTTGTCATTACCTGGATATGGTTTTTGCAATGATGAGATGACAATACaagcaaatatttatttagtgaTGATAAtcaaataatcaataattgaattataatttttgttttgatcAGCTTGAGGTAAGTAGTTTTGTCCAGAGCAGaatttcattgtttgtaaagattttgaagtgtttttg harbors:
- the LOC134181060 gene encoding uncharacterized protein LOC134181060, whose product is MGGVGKSSLAAKYAFQCKHLYSDGVLYFNAESWATLTNSVIHNLTVLSLSSPSVSRSQSRFDELKSNPLEDNNAVLLNHISKLPKMLLVYDGADDLSFLHKILPRSTARVHVLITTRCDDCSVLQKSINHVISLGCLEAEDAVAAVAMWSGRQPSNSQETAAATKLSVEAPIEKLAIALAHAGTYMRKAHLSYEEYYKLLKRNEVELEGLALDLDKLLHYFRASRLREVLMEADVTQPPDLKRLSDRNIDELDISERDKNVIKTMRNFMSSSHAHLTWQMDIELVARDNAKALSLLEYASFLSSRDIPEKLVRPLVFGECANYEYSLCVSSLSSHNLVEWHETAEGYTLNIHPLVQSTVMERVKQQPDEMERKLTDVCKNMLSHLPESTIDLNCVTSDVRVQLASHSYSLAKHVLLADVEIPTCLDLVSCTCGTFLQFHDPDTSCYLCEKWYPKVMQLHSFPDEVQRNWLIGARYHLSLAYFQKLKFKESLDLSLKSKKIIDELKPDERKEIYRHYKNVLENIHQCYHMLKKFEEEKFYLKELMLVMKTSGERLGRGFAIIECKMAENYFKRGKQDKAMKLCQQVMEKLNDMEEHDQIRVMARLSRCFLSFGEFEKADHLLARSWKLLSRVDYYNFLDVCLEGEIFCIFVILINQFSLFACKIGSI
- the LOC134180913 gene encoding uncharacterized protein LOC134180913, whose product is MSASARPLRERVRKHYDYLINELMVSSYVNVLFQEKVLSSEEKERLSARGGRQERAQDFVDTLMHKSESSIHKFFHIVRVHEDKQPHIYYDVFPQHKANEMQAQRSVAAASLAALETETQGCGSSKAQLFDLCDIVGEKWRDLADRLNMSRYDVEMIELEVHTKKERAFMMLCKWQSMVGDNATVEKVKAELKEIEEQKKEEAIASIVFPNELMEEKQFCGRKKELTILSNTMWGEKAPQVSTSLKFCCVV